The DNA segment ATACTGGATCTTGATAGACAAAGGAAATTAACCCAATTAAAGCTATTTATGCTTCAGATGACAAAGACAAAGAGGACAGATAGATCACCTGCCCATCACAATCGCATAATCCCCACGGATGGTTCCGGGGGAGGCATCCGACGGGTTGGTGGCACCAATGATCTTGCGGCCAGTGACAACCACATTCTTCCCCTCCCACACCATGGCAACCACGGGGCCGGAGATGATGTACTCCACCAGCCCAGGAAAGAAGGGCTTCGCGGAGAGGTCAGCATAGTGCGTCTGGGCGAAGGAGCGATCCACGTTCATCATCTTCAATCCTGATCGATCCATAGCACCAAAACAcaaccccgcccccccccccccaaaaaaaaatcaatcttttctaCTCCAAGGTACCGCCCAATAACACAGGAGAGCCAAAGTCCTCACCTTTCAAGTAGAAACCCTTCTTCTCGAACCGGCTAATGATTTCCCCAACCTGATTGAGTAACCGAAGTACAAGTCATTACGTACCGATCTACGATTGGATtacactaagagagagagagagagatctacaAGGCCTCGTTGCACGCCGTCGGGCTTGATCATGATGAAGGTCTGCTCCATCTCTGAGCCGCGTTGGTCTCCTTCCTCGCTCCTCGTCGCCGCAAACAAGGACCCTAATCGTTTAAGCCAGAAACACGTATTGTATAGAGAGCGAGCAACCTGAGATTAAAGGACGAACTAAATAATGAATAACGCAACCCACAGATGTGGCATGAAGCATTTGCATCTTTACAAGAAAACTCTAGAAGCACATCCGTTCAACCAATGACTCGAGAGAGAAACGACCCGCACACCGCGGAATAGAATCACACCATTATCGGTGTTGGTTTAATATCGTGGGAATGGAATCCGCCGTTAAAATATCAATGTAGAAATGGAATATTCCGCGGGATGTTCCTCGCCTTCCGTTGCAATGCGTACACCTCAGCGGTCACGCGTCGTCGGGCTTCAAATTGGTGCGTCCATCGCAAATCGGCAAAGCCAACGTGGTCGAGATTGGTGGCACCTTTTTCTTTCGACCCAAAAAAGATATCTTTGCGTCTCGCACATCTTCGAAGTGGGTCCCAAAAGAAAACTGCATGACGTAAGCACGGTCGGTGGGTCGGGTTGGGtttcttaattttctttttattatattattgttcTATGAAATAGAGAAGTTTTTGGTTTGTGGTCCGATCAAGAGCTTGGAGGAGGAATCATGGAGTTGGTGATCTCAGCTGCTTTGTGTCACGGGAACAACCATTATTTCACGATGAGGAGTAAGTACTTTGTAGAGAATTAGACGAATAATCGATAGCAAATTATGCAGGGTTTGTCAGGAAGGACGATATGTAATGGTCAAGCCTGTGACTTTGAGACGCTAAGGTTAGCAGCATCAAAGAGCGAGAGAGAGGGAATGGTGGATGCAAGGGAAGAGATGATGAACTCCTCTCCAACAACGACAACAGACTTCTCACTGTTCATCCACTATTCACCTTAAATGATGAGAAAATAGTCGACCCATCTCACTGTACTCATCAAGCTTGAGAACTTCTTTTATGCTGCATTAGTTCCCTGGAATATTTAAGTTGTTCTATATCATGGTTATGCCACATTCTAAAGCAGGCATCAAGAATAGCTGAATTATGCCACATTCATAGTCTCTGCATTTGTTACTCCTCGACTTAAttgcatgaatcatgacttgttgCTCCTCGGtcgtcttctttctccttcctatGTTTATCGAGAATTGCTCAGAGGCACAATTGGGTTCcagatttacaagttcaaaagctCAAGTTCTATTTATTTACCTTTAGCCTTTTGTGCGGCTAAACTTGATATAGATTTACCTCGAGAAACGTATAAACTGTGGTAATCATATAACCTCTAAAACTTCACCTCTTTGATTAAAACTTGTCATAAAACTATAAAACTTTGAGTTCTTCGCTACTGTAATCACCGAAGATTTTTtctattaatataaattaaattatcataaataatttattattttatttaaattattaactttattatttatatagtatGATTAATAAAACGATTAAAATTAGTTTtcttaatatattaattttttaaccaattaattaaattattattcatttattttctaataaatgatataatttttagaaagtaaataatttaaactttattttttatgtatgaactataagaaataaattaatgtaaaaataaaataaatttaaatttaaaataaatattaaattatctttTATCTTTCGAGAAGAGCTCATCTTGTATAAGGAGGCTTCCCTTAATAGGATCCCGAGAAATAGGATCATCTacttttattcatattttaaaatatttgatatcaaaaatattataatttgtatggtgtataataatattttaattttaaatttttatgattaataaatagtaATTATTAGATTATGATGTTAGAaaaattagttaatttaatattaataaatagttctaatttatttaattagacatatttatattttaagcaattatatatatatatatatatatatttgtatgtaattTAGAatcaataatttaaattatttaattcataaaaaaagatcaagattaattatttatttttataattatttttaaatattttttaaaaatattaatatttaatttaataagatgAGTCAAATTATGTCTATCTTAAGATAAGTTGATTGGCTAGACCAGCTCAGTGGTCAATACAACCTAACCAATGTGGCCAAATATAACCTAACTCATATATGCGACTAAGCATGATTCAATCAATACGTCAAGCACAACTTAATTCAATAATAAGACTTAACCCAACTTGTGAATGAGGTTCAGTTTATCTCTCGAAGCTGGGCCCGCCCAGTTATGCAATTAGCGTTAGACATGTCATTCATCACCTCTCTATCCAAACTATTGTATCTTAGTCTAACCTACTATTTGAGATAATCACATGTAATGCATATAACCTATCTAAAACGATATAATCTAATTTTCTTTCCCTTGGTTTGAGCTCGATATTTGActaaatcaaataaatttgatcGATTCAAGCTGATCCATAATGATTAAAAATCAATTTAACTAGTTCAAGCTCACTTGACCTAATTGAAACtagtcaaatctaaattagactaatATAAGATGATTCCAAATCGATTCTAAAGGGATTTGAGGTTGGTTCCTATAATTGAATTGAGCTTGGTTCAAGTCAATTAGATTATTTCTATTAGGATTCTGATTTATTAAAGACTATTAAgagattttatgattcatatctttataattttataaatttaaaagttttatataattatgtcatttgaaaatgattaatgattttttattttttttatattaagttGATGATATGgatatgattattatcatatTGTATGTGACTAAGATTAAATTGGAAATACAACTTGTAAAAAGAGTTAGGTGACCTTTTATCATATATTAAACATGATCTACAAGATTAAACCTATCAATAGACATAatctaatatttcatatattaaaCATGATCTACAAGATTAAACATATCAATAGACATAAACTAATATGTCATATATTAAACAGATCTACATGTGAATGGAAGaaagtaaatgaatgatcatgattgTTTATGTATATCTATCGAGAACAAGTAGGACAATTCTCTTCAAGGATTAATAGATTATCAGATACGATGGTTAAGTAGTTTCTTTATTTGTTGTTAGGACGAACATGATGGCAGATACCACTCCATCCATTGTTAGGAGTGTGAAATGAGTTATCTTTATTCGCTTTTGGGATGTATCGCATATGAATAATTTATGACTTTATTTACggcataaaaattattattattattattttatacatgAGTTTCATAgtaaattaatatcttattattttatattaaattattgatatatatatatatatatatattattagcattgaaaattaattttatggattttcaaACATTCAtaccctaaaaaaaaaaaacttatatatttttatcctatatttattttcaggATAAACTAATAGATCTACTATCCTGTGCAAAAGATTTTTTTCATCACTTGTGATTCTATCAAaaagatataatttttaattaaaaatatttaattataaaaaaaaataaaaaattaaattaaaaattaaaaagtatataaagtataaataataagatgataatttatttatttttataaatctgaGATGATAATTAAAAAGTCAATCGGGGCCCATTTGGTTGGACCTGTCTCATATCTAACATTCTTCCCATCTAAGTGTTTTTGAATCAGGTATGTTTATCTGAGGGGAACAGGGTGGGTCCAACAATGATGCTACAAAAGCTGATTGGTAGATCATATAAGATAAAACTATCTGTAAATTTAATGTTCAGAAACACACACAAACGATTGCTTATGTTAACTTCATGCCTAAAGGAGGTGGCTATATCAGATGAGATAAAGTTGTCAGTATCTTTAATGTTCAGAAATATAGAATCATAAGATAAAAGTTATTTCGAAGTTTGCTTCATAGAATTTGTAGGTTGATTATGTTCTTTAATCATTAGGGTTTCTTCTCTCCTACTATTTTAAACCCACCTATTCTAATATTAAGTTAAGCCACACCCCATTTCATGcgatataaataaataatcacaaGAACTTTTCTTTGATTTGTTAGGTGGGGAGGTAACTTCCAACTCCATTCATTTATATCTCGACTGAATCTAAAATGACTTGAACCTTACTCAACATCATTTACTCATCTAAACCTAACTCATTCCAAACAAGTTTTCGAGCAGGCAGACAGGTTCAGAACGAGGACTGTCATCTGCTCGAGGTTGGCCTTTAAACGGACTCACCATTGTCTTGTCTTCATGCTTTGAGATATTCGATGAGCAAATTGGACCAGCAGAACTTGGCACAGAGAAACAGATAAATAGAATGCGACTCAACTCACCCCTTGATGAAAAGTCTGGCTGTCAAAATCTTTCTTTAGGAGCACAAGTGGTGGTGATGGGTTGAATCAGCTTAAACACTATCTTAATTCGCAGAGGAGAATAATAGTATTATTAGTTATGAGCCTGTGATGCTGCTCCTGCGGTACAATTAGGAAGAAAACGAAGCTTAAGCctgtatatgtatatatccatTGATCTACGATTGTATGGCTTTAAAGTCAACAGATATATCTTGTCACCATCTTTAGCTCATTTGGGAAGTAAGATAAAATAACCCCAACCAGCAAAAGTGTTGGCATCAGAAAAAGTGGTGAGTGGAAGTTGAAGTGATGGCCAAGTAAATATCAGGAGAAAACCCTAAAATTGTTACTGAATTCCTAATATACCTCACGTACATGCCTTATAAATTTGTCCAGAatctattataaatatttataatatattatatggaGCAGTGTTGATCTTATAATCTAAtatttctcaaaaactaatttatatccattaaatattaaacataaaataaaaatattatttttgataatagaaggaataaaataacatgcatcttcgTCAATAGTCACTATAGTAATTTTTACTCCATTGCTCGGATTCATATCGTCTCTTGTCAATCTCCTATGTTTTATCATAACATGTAACAAATTAtagatatgataagcactactgataTCTAATACTCATATATTATTATAAGAGCCCGACGAATGAAAATTAAATGTACCAGAAACTTCTCCGAGCTACTGTTTTACCTTCGCAAAACAAATGAGTGTTGAGAATTTGACAAGAAATAATAACAATTATAATAtaggttttttattattatatcattttatcaaggtatttctcctttttttttttttttttccccttctctCATATGGATCGTCTTATTTAATTTTTCGATCAAATAACCAAATATATCGTATGtcaatgttttgatatcatatcGATCTTGCTAGTGAAACACGTTGACATGACATGCATTAGTAGTGGCAATAATAAGAAAACTAATAGAGGATCATATTTACTACAACCAATTATTCCAAGTTCAATTGCTGGTGTTACGTTTGGGGATTCGATACTGCTATTTCCCAAATAATCGtgacataattatttaaaatattttatatttacctGTGATTATTATGGATGTTTTCGTAGATCAAGGGATGCCCACTGTCCAATCGCCCAGATGAACTGCACGTGGTGCACATTTACTTTGCTGGAGCACCGAAAAGATCATGGCCATTAGATGCAGTTAATCTTTTGACAATGTGAGCGATTCCTTCCAGCATATGTATACATTTTATCCTTGTAGATTTTGATCCCTGCATAATCAATCgtgaactttatatatatatatatatattattgtgatGCATCGATCCGAGATCTGTCTAATTTGTCTGAACCCAATCTCAATCTAAAGGTCCGATCGGATCGAATTGCTGACCGGAAACACGGCCATCGATTGCTTCAGTTAAAGATGGCTTGGGATTCTCTCTTTCCACATCCATCCATTCATGTTGTGTTAGCAAAAGATGCTTTCGATGGcatcaagagagaaaagagatggaAAAAACATTTTTACGCACTAAAGCATCTCAATGCCCAACAGGTTTGTACTTgctaaaaaatatttgttttagaTACTATATGTGGTATATTTTTAGGAATGGAAACATGTTTAATAAGCACCcacacacacacgcacgcacgcacgcgcgcacacacacacacacacacacacaccacccCAAAC comes from the Musa acuminata AAA Group cultivar baxijiao chromosome BXJ2-8, Cavendish_Baxijiao_AAA, whole genome shotgun sequence genome and includes:
- the LOC135619249 gene encoding nucleoside diphosphate kinase 1-like, with product MEQTFIMIKPDGVQRGLVGEIISRFEKKGFYLKGLKMMNVDRSFAQTHYADLSAKPFFPGLVEYIISGPVVAMVWEGKNVVVTGRKIIGATNPSDASPGTIRGDYAIVMGRNVIHGSDSIESARKEIALWFPEGIAQWQSNLHPWIYE